The nucleotide window CTTCAAGATGAATGAAGGGTCTAACCCATCACCTCACTTCCAGCTGATGGGTCACAATTTGCTGGAGCTTCAATTCAACCCCATGACTGACTGTCCATACAGTACTGTAGCTACCCTGGACAAGAGCTGCAACTCTCAGGTGATATCTAAAAAGCGAATCTGTTGAGTCAGAAGATCATcttcgatgatgagattcAATCCCTTCTGCGTCTCGGTTTTCCCCTCAATATCCCTTGTTGCCCTCCTCCATCCCCGCCCTTGTTGACAAGATCCGCGCATAATAGCATGTTATGTTGTCAATGTAAGTAAATATTGTGTTTCCGATATGACAACGAATCAGAGCCGGGAACTACGTGACTTGAGACAATCAAACCACGTCCAACCGAAATAGGGAGTCGTGTCTGGAACCATTTCAACGTGCAATTGTGTAACATGTCGGCCTAGAGCGAGAGACTGCGACCATCGTGACATAACCAATGttcctccatctcatctccgTATCTCACTTTCACTGAGTCACGACTCCAAGTCTCCTGTCCTTGGAACGCCGATATCGAATTCCGTCTCCATATTTGTCCGGACTCCACAAAGGGACAGCAAACATCAGATCTCACGAGGCCCGGAGACCCGCACCGAGTGTCAAGTCCGTCCAAACAAACCAGTACACACAGGTACACCACAGTATCTGTCTTGGCTTGAATAATGGAGACTGGAGACTGGAGCAGGTGAGTAATCTCGAAGAATTCCATCATCCGAGATTCGTAATCCCATATTCCCTGAATAATCTCATGTCCACGTATTTTGCACCCCGCTCTGATGGAGACGAAATGCCGTCATTTCGTCTGTTGAGTCGAAATTCAAGGTCCATTGCTCTTTGTTGTCTTTCTTCCCAAAAGGGTAGCATGACAGTGTCCTGATCGGCAAACCTGGCAGGGCAGGCCATTTGTGCACAGCTGTTTCGTGTCATGGTGATATTTGTGAAGATTTGCACAGATTTGTGCATGGCTTAGCAACACAGACCCTTGAAAATCCGTCCAGTCACGTTTGATGGTTGACGACAGATCGTTACACGCAATTCCTGCTGGTCCAGCCTTGGAAGCATAGCCTGTTCTGACGCACGCCCCTTTTCTATTTACGGGTGTAAACACCAACACAGTAAGATCTCCTTGGACAATCCCAGTCCCTGACCAATATTTGGAAGCTTCTGGCGTTTGTTGGATGACACATTCACACTCGGCGGCTGAAGAAACCATCTGTTTACTTTTGATGGCCGAGTCTTATTGTCTGCTAGTTCATCTGGTCCCTGAGACGAAAGGGTCCTCATGGCACCGGGGGCATGCCCACTGGAATGCAGGATCCAGGAGTGCATGACCCAGTGACCACGCTGGACCAATTCACTGATAACTTAGATTAGCAGACGAGCAAGGGTGTAAGCGTTAAGTCGTCAGAAGGGTGATCGACAAGAGACTGGCGGCAAAAGTTGGAGACTTGGAACTGATAACCAGCGATAACAAGGGTCTTCTGCAATCGAAGAATTGGCAGGCTTCAGTCCAGGAACGGGAGAAACGTGGCACAAGATCCAATCAGTTTTCTGAATAGTCTAGTTGCGTAGTCGCTGACAGCGATCGCCTCAATTCCCCAACTGCAATGTTGGCTGAGCACCGTCCGTCCGTCACTCGGACTGTGACTGTGCCGTGGCGCCGACTATCTAAGAAAAGCCCGAATTGCGTTTGAGACGGATCAAAACTGTAAACCGAAATAGCGATAGAGAAAACGAGACCCTGGTTTCGGATTCGGGATAGTAAGAATGGGCTCATTTTTCCTGTCCACGAGACAGTTCAGTTTGAGTAGGACATCAGAAGCTGGATTTCCCAGTTGATTTCGTTGGGGACAGAGAAGGACCCTTGCAATTGACAGCTCGTTCTCGTCTTGTTTGCGCTGCCGAGCCAAGCCAGTAAAACCTGGGGATGGCATCGTCGTTGCATGGGATGGATTAGCCCATGGCATGGACTACACTGGTGCCACGCGCACTATGCGCACTATGTGCATTGCTACGCTCCGTCGCTGCAGCCAGTGAACAAGTGCTCCATTCATGCCTCGAGGCCGTACACCATCTTGTCTACGCCCAGCGGTAGCTTGGTTAACAGTCTGTTGGGATCTGCATCAGGCAATACACATGAGCACTGTCCTTGAAACACCAGAGTATAGCCTAAAAGTTACTTTGCTGGAGGGTAGCGGGCGGTGAAGCCGCTATCAGCGTTGCATCGACGGAGGTCCAGATTGCGCGAATCCCATTTCCCAGTGTCTGAGCCCGGCGCTGAAGGGGATTACTGTAGGCGTACTGTACGATGAGGGGGCGCATACTGTATGATCACGCTGACCAACATGTCATTTCCCGCCGACCACCGATAAAAGAAAAGGCAGTGGTGAGTTGGGCCGGCAGCGTCCAGCGGGAGGGACGCCGGCAGAAGCTACTCGAATCGCCACCAAGATTCGGCGCTGGGGCCCCGTACTCGCCCGTATGACTGATGCTGAGCCCCGGCACCGGCCTCTGGATGACTCCCCCTATCCCGTTGACTTCCAGCCACTGAGTGAGTGATCTGGCTTCTGCTGAGTTTGCCCTGGTTCTGGTTAATGCTCTCCATCCTCAGTGCGCGTGAGGCCTTGTTTACACTGAGCTAGACAGCGCCGGCTCCCTAATAGCACAGTGCTAGATCTGCATTTGGCAAGTCGTCATGTCAGTTGGTATTCCGTCATGTCATGTCGCTATTACGATGTCCGGGGGACGGATAACTTTGATAACGCGGCATACATAAAAGTGAGCCAGTTATACGAGTTATGCAATGAATTGGCTGCTTCCAGTATACAGTATGTCGCAACAGTGTCTAGATAACGCGTGTTCATTATTGACCTCATTTCATTTCTGCCGTCATATTTTGGATTGAACTTGTCTGTCTGGCGTTGCAATGCTTCCTAATTCTGAGACGAAGgggtatcatcatcaccaaccctGGGCCATCAATGTTTCTGATCGCTGCTTCTGTTTGATTGACCTCTTTATGCCGCCATTCCCTCCCTTGCCCGTCGTGGTATCGTCCCACGGTAGCGCCATTCCTTCTTTGCTGGCATCCAAGCCTCCCCCAACATTTGAGGCACCTGAATGGAGCAAACGGGACACAGGGTCACAGTGCATCTTGTAATTCCGTGTATACGTAAAATTTGTACCTGTCCCCTTTGCCGTAGTTGTCATAGTCGTCGTTGCGTTGCCATGTGTGTCTGCATTGCTGTACAGTATagtacagcacagcacagtACTTGGCTTGCATCTCCCCTGTGCCTGCCTCCTGCCTCCTCCCAACCCCGGCTAGTCCGGTACAAGCAACAACACAGCACGCAAGGTACGACAGCATGTCTTCAGCTAGTGGACCCGGCCCTCTAATCCTGGGGCCTGGGCAGGtggagctgcagctgcagcaggCAACTCCAAGTACCCCCCCGTCAATTCTAGACCTGGCCCTCACTCGCTGTCTCGCCTGCCTTGGAAGGGGTCCGCCTTGGAAATGGGTGTATCAAACAGTATGAACAATCATTCACCCTCACTAATCCAACCTATCCTGTCTTATCCCATGGCCCATCCACCATCCATCCCTCTCCACTTGGTTCCATCACCGCCTTTCCCTTCTAACTCaccctctctcttctcttgtctTCTTTCCCCTGCTTTCTTATCATCGTCTCTCCACCTCTCTTTCCCTTCATTTGTACGCTTTCCGCATCTTCAAAGgccttctttcttctcgagCTTGCCACTCTTCTCTCACTATCTCATCTCTTCTGTCTATTCCTATCTAATCCAATCCATCCCAACTCACATCACACCACATCAATCACCGTTCTGCTCACCGAACGAATCCGCCTCGCCtcgcatcgcatcgccaCCTTATCTCCCGAAGCAAGCACTCAATCCCAACGCTTATCGCGGTGATTCATCGACAGCCAACCACTCAATCACCAATCGATCACGCAAAGCTTGAGCTATACAATCcacaacgagaagaagaagcgtcCTTGACTTGTGTTGTTTGCTGCTGCATTAGACCAAGTCCTTGTTCGCCTAGACCTCCTATTACATCGCTCCGTTACCGCATCCCTTGAGCTGCATATCACGAGCCTCGGTCAGCAATCAAAAGCGCTTATACAGTCGGACACGTCACATAGAAGGATCGTCTTGTGCTGCATTGAGTCGACGAGGGTTTCCTCATTGACTTGCGTTTTACTCTCCGGTCTCTCACTCAACACCGCAACTCGGCCTAGTTGGCCCGCGTGACTCAACCGTTACCGGCCGAGCATTAGGAACTCCGCCCCGGGCGAGCTCCGCTCCCCTATCCCCCGGTGCCAGTCTGACTGGTCCGACACGTCGTTTTATCGGCATCGTCGAATCCGGTTCCCTCTCTATTAATACGCCTTCACCTGGTCTTGACCAAAACTCAATTCTCCGGTCGACCTCGTCCCAAGTCGGCTTCATCACCTCTCATCGTCAGAGTCATTCTTTTTTCAAGTTACAAAAAAACGTACCCATGTTATTATAACGAATTTCATTTTCCttgtcttcaacttcttcggCCGCTTCGGTCTTCGCAACTCACCGTCACGACAATTCGATAATCATTTCTTTTGTTAAGCCTATCGAATACCCTCAAATGAGCCTCTGAATACCAAcgaacaacaacaacaacaacaacattaCCATCAACAACTCGAATTTGCTCAACTCTGCTTTTATCATCACGACACTGTACATTGCTCATATACCGCGAACATTAATTTTCTTGCATCAGCTCAAGCGTTTTCAAGAGCTTCAACATCGTTCTCCGGACTTCCTACATTCCCGGCTATTGACAAACACCAAAAAATCGTTTGTACGACTATTCCCATTTTATTTCTATTCTTTTTGAAcattttatttcttctttcgcCATGGAATGCCTCAAGGACAAGTTCGTTGGCGGTGCCCTTCTCAAAGGACGTTATCAGACCATCTCCCCTCTCAACCACGGATCTTTTGGTATGGTGTTTAAGGCCCAGGATCTTGTAACCAATGAGCCTGTTGCTATCAAGTGCCTCACCAAGAGAAGTGCCTGCCCCGATGCCGATTCCGATTTCGCTATCGACGAGAAGTCGGAGGAACAGGCCCTCCACAGCCGCCTTGGAACCCACCGAaacatcgtcaacctcaTTGATTCGTTCGAGACCGATTCTCACATCTATCTCGTCCTCGAGTTTTGTGGTCAGGGCGATCTTTACGAAGCAATCCGAAAGGGTCACGGTCCTCTCGAGACGGAGCATGTTCGCCAATTCATGATCGAGCTCATCGATGCCGTCGATTACATGCACTCTAAGGGAGTCTACCATCGCGATATCAAGCCCGAGAACATCTTCCTCACTCAGGACGGTGCCATGAAGCTCGGTGATTTCGGTCTGGCAACTACAGAGAAGTGGTCTTATGAGATGACTGTTGGCAGCGATCGTTACATGGCTCCTGAACAATTCGACTCGGCCGGCGCCGGTTACTCGCCTGCCGAAGCGGATATCTGGGCCATTGGTATCTGCCTGCTCaacatcctcttctctcgcAATCCTTTCACCACCCCCACCGAGGCTGATCCCCTGTTCCTCGACTACTCTCGGGACAAGCAGTCCTTGTTCGACGTCTTCCCCTCCATGTCTCAAGATACGTATGAGGTCCTCGTGCAGTGCATGAACCTTGACCCCAGGCGACGCTCACTGGAGGGTGCCCGTGAAGCTCTGCTCCGCGTGGTCACTTTCACCaccgacgacgaggatgatgatgagtaCTGTGGTGCCGAGTCTCCCAACGTGGCCACCGCCAACCGCGAGCCTCTCCGCACCCCTTCAATTCAGTCTCCCGCCGTCGATACCGGTGCTTTCCCCTGGGCCAAGGCTCTCCATGGTACCACTCATCTTGGTCGTCAACTCAGTGTCATCCCCGATGACGAGAGTTACACCGAGGATCTCTTCCCTAAGTCAGAAGCGACTACCACCGACTGGTGCTCCGCCAACATGCAGACCCCCATGTCGTCCGTTTACGACTCTCACTTGGGCGCCTCCATGAAGTCTCTTGCCATCAAGCCCACTGCTCGATTCAACCGATCTTCGGCAACTGCTGGCTCCCTTCCAATCAACATGGCCAAGCCTATGCCAGCTATGTCCATGGTCTTTGGTCGACGTCAAGAAACTGTGTCTAAGAGCTGGAGTGACATgtgggatgaggatgaggaagaggaggaaatgGAACAGCAGCGGCAGATGCTTCAGGAGCTTAATGCCAGGACTTGGAGCCAGGAGAgtaaggaggagaagaatgtggaggaggaggaggaggaggaacaggTCATGAAGACCGACATTGTACAGCCTGAACCCGAGTCGGCGTCGCATACTCACGACATCAAGGGTGACGTGGATGATGACTTGGTCGCTGAtggtttcttcttccaagaAGCCCCAACCCCCAAGCCTCAACAAATCACCATCACTCCTCATTACTCGCACTCGCCCATGAGCAAACCGAGAAGTTCTCTGGACAAGTGGGCGGCATTGGGTGAGCGACGCCGCGGTCAAACTGCTACTTTGGATTCTATTAAGTCGGTGGACTTTTCTAAGCCACGACGACACAATTTTGGTTTTGGATACAACAAATCTTATGAAGCGGGCGTTTGGGATCATTCTAATTATCACCACAAATTTGGGGCCGCTAAAGAACGGTCTAACAGCAAGGAATGTCCCTGGAACAAGGGCAGAGATTGGAACTGGCGTCGGGATCGACGCACCGATCTTGGAGACGTTGAGTGGGTTGGAGGTTGGTAAATGGGATTGATTCCCATCAGCCTTCAAATGTAGTTTGGCCGTCTTGAGTCCCTGGCGCGATACTCGAAGATATTTCGGGCGTTGCTTGGATTATGATGAGAGCCTTACTCGCTTTCTGTGTATAGGATATTCTAGAAATAATGCAAATACCAGAAGTACCTACTCAAACACTATTTGTTCATCTTTGTCTATGTGAagtctttgtttcttttcaCACTACTAACTTGCATTTATCATCTGCTGGACTTGCCTCAATTCTCAGTTGTCTGATATTTCACTGAGCCATATACACAACTTCTGATTGACATACAGTCTCGCTCGACAGTAGGCACAACGTCATGCCCAGCTTTTGCCT belongs to Fusarium oxysporum Fo47 chromosome V, complete sequence and includes:
- a CDS encoding kinase-like domain-containing protein — its product is MECLKDKFVGGALLKGRYQTISPLNHGSFGMVFKAQDLVTNEPVAIKCLTKRSACPDADSDFAIDEKSEEQALHSRLGTHRNIVNLIDSFETDSHIYLVLEFCGQGDLYEAIRKGHGPLETEHVRQFMIELIDAVDYMHSKGVYHRDIKPENIFLTQDGAMKLGDFGLATTEKWSYEMTVGSDRYMAPEQFDSAGAGYSPAEADIWAIGICLLNILFSRNPFTTPTEADPLFLDYSRDKQSLFDVFPSMSQDTYEVLVQCMNLDPRRRSLEGAREALLRVVTFTTDDEDDDEYCGAESPNVATANREPLRTPSIQSPAVDTGAFPWAKALHGTTHLGRQLSVIPDDESYTEDLFPKSEATTTDWCSANMQTPMSSVYDSHLGASMKSLAIKPTARFNRSSATAGSLPINMAKPMPAMSMVFGRRQETVSKSWSDMWDEDEEEEEMEQQRQMLQELNARTWSQESKEEKNVEEEEEEEQVMKTDIVQPEPESASHTHDIKGDVDDDLVADGFFFQEAPTPKPQQITITPHYSHSPMSKPRSSLDKWAALGERRRGQTATLDSIKSVDFSKPRRHNFGFGYNKSYEAGVWDHSNYHHKFGAAKERSNSKECPWNKGRDWNWRRDRRTDLGDVEWVGGW